The following proteins are encoded in a genomic region of Spirosoma sp. SC4-14:
- a CDS encoding response regulator — translation MTPTFSECIFTVDDDEDDRFLLQQVFLQQSPTCLLKPIPNGEKLVEILAQTDNLPTLILLDLNMPFMSGFEVLKIIRENRTYDSVQVVIFTTSDNIQDQQQALKLGANGFLTKPATLEELNQIVLHIKHKWLLGKCISPKSCC, via the coding sequence ATGACCCCAACCTTTAGCGAGTGCATCTTTACAGTAGATGACGATGAAGATGACCGCTTTCTTCTTCAGCAGGTCTTTCTTCAGCAGAGCCCTACCTGCCTCTTAAAGCCTATACCTAATGGAGAGAAATTAGTAGAAATCCTGGCACAAACAGACAACCTTCCTACACTGATTTTGCTCGATCTGAATATGCCTTTTATGAGTGGCTTCGAAGTACTAAAGATTATTCGGGAAAACCGCACGTATGATTCTGTTCAGGTTGTTATTTTCACTACTTCAGATAACATCCAGGATCAGCAACAGGCTTTAAAACTGGGAGCCAACGGCTTTTTAACTAAACCTGCCACACTGGAAGAGCTAAATCAGATTGTGCTCCACATAAAGCACAAGTGGTTGCTGGGTAAATGTATTTCTCCCAAAAGTTGCTGTTAG
- a CDS encoding RNA polymerase sigma factor: MKKAKLADEQLVRIYQDTSTQDSFETLYKRYVDKVYQKCLSITKDSDAAQDYTQDIFIKVFNKLDSFQNRSSFSTWLYSISHHYCLDQLRLGKRLSTETISDETESSVSEPDTINSVENRLQALEVIMNSLPAEEVKLLRLKHEEGLSIREISQQYQLSESAVKMRLKRTRDKLQELYIRYYY, encoded by the coding sequence ATGAAAAAGGCTAAACTGGCCGACGAGCAACTAGTTCGAATCTATCAGGATACTAGTACTCAGGACTCATTTGAGACACTTTATAAGCGCTATGTCGATAAAGTTTATCAAAAATGCTTATCGATAACTAAAGATTCCGACGCTGCTCAGGATTATACACAGGATATATTTATTAAAGTATTCAATAAGCTCGATAGCTTTCAGAACCGCTCTTCGTTTTCAACCTGGTTGTATTCTATTTCGCATCATTATTGCCTCGATCAGCTCCGTTTAGGGAAACGGCTGAGCACCGAAACTATTTCCGACGAAACCGAAAGTTCAGTTTCGGAGCCAGATACAATCAATTCTGTGGAGAATCGGCTTCAGGCTCTGGAAGTTATAATGAATAGCCTACCCGCCGAAGAAGTGAAATTACTACGGCTCAAACACGAAGAAGGATTATCGATCAGAGAGATTAGTCAGCAATATCAGTTATCAGAAAGTGCGGTAAAGATGCGATTAAAACGCACGCGCGACAAACTACAGGAACTATATATACGATATTATTATTAG
- a CDS encoding gliding motility-associated C-terminal domain-containing protein, which yields MKTAIIGLIGWLAILLPRTITGQNLIPNGGFETYQNCPHQDNLLNEAIPWFNPTHATPDFYHQCFQTGQMALPPHSGQGLAHLFLDRGWSEYLAVPLRNPLEADQCYYFEMYVALETPGKFLDQTLGAYFSTEPISTTTTELLNVKPQILDTQLTSRDPALKWERVSGFITAIGGEKYVTIGSYYKYPPLLGFYYLFIDDISLLPVKLDLGRDTTLCGRRSTYTLNAETPGALNYRWNDGSTASTLNVTKPGTYSVRVITPCKTLTDTITVDYSLDFDLGADTTLCNGQTLKLTVPNHPNTVYQWQDGFSQNVYPVKQAGQYSVLVTQASCQITDSIQIRYTDPPHLELGPNQDLCGAESFTIKPIVADGQFSWLDQFPTQDRTINHAGIFRASVRNECATLTDSVVISYGACDCALYAPNSFTPNGDGQNDVFTAFGCGDITITSLAVFDRWGELMFRTDTPPFQWDGTFRGRQCTPGVYAWRIQYQLNQRNKILLDQKQGALSLIR from the coding sequence ATGAAAACAGCTATCATTGGACTTATAGGTTGGTTAGCCATACTTCTCCCCAGAACGATTACTGGCCAAAACCTCATTCCCAATGGAGGCTTCGAAACCTATCAGAACTGTCCACATCAGGATAACCTGTTAAATGAGGCTATACCCTGGTTTAATCCAACACATGCAACACCTGATTTTTATCATCAGTGTTTTCAGACGGGCCAAATGGCACTCCCTCCGCATTCGGGTCAGGGGCTAGCCCATCTGTTTCTGGACCGGGGCTGGTCCGAATATCTGGCCGTACCTTTGCGCAACCCATTGGAGGCTGACCAATGCTACTACTTCGAAATGTATGTTGCACTAGAAACGCCCGGCAAGTTTCTCGATCAGACACTAGGGGCTTATTTTTCAACAGAGCCCATTTCAACTACAACGACCGAGCTACTCAATGTAAAACCACAAATTCTGGATACCCAATTAACTTCCAGAGACCCGGCTCTAAAATGGGAACGGGTTTCGGGATTTATTACCGCAATAGGAGGAGAAAAATATGTTACTATCGGTAGTTACTATAAATATCCTCCTCTATTAGGATTCTATTATCTTTTTATCGACGACATTTCGCTCCTGCCGGTTAAACTCGATTTAGGGCGCGATACAACCCTGTGTGGTCGTCGAAGCACATATACTCTGAATGCCGAAACGCCTGGAGCCCTCAATTATCGCTGGAACGATGGCAGCACCGCTTCTACTCTGAACGTAACAAAACCAGGTACCTATTCGGTCAGGGTAATTACGCCCTGCAAAACCCTGACCGACACCATTACCGTTGATTATAGCCTCGACTTCGATCTGGGTGCCGACACTACCCTTTGTAATGGACAAACGCTTAAGCTCACGGTTCCCAACCACCCCAACACTGTTTATCAGTGGCAGGACGGTTTTTCGCAGAATGTTTACCCAGTAAAACAAGCCGGGCAATACAGCGTGCTGGTAACGCAGGCAAGTTGTCAGATAACCGATAGCATCCAGATTCGCTATACCGATCCGCCCCACCTGGAACTAGGCCCTAATCAGGACTTATGTGGTGCCGAATCGTTCACGATCAAGCCCATTGTTGCCGACGGACAGTTTTCCTGGTTGGATCAGTTTCCGACGCAGGACCGCACAATCAATCATGCTGGCATATTCCGGGCCAGTGTTCGGAACGAGTGTGCTACCCTTACCGATTCGGTTGTGATTTCGTATGGTGCCTGCGATTGCGCCTTATATGCCCCCAATTCATTTACTCCCAATGGCGACGGTCAGAACGATGTTTTTACCGCATTCGGTTGTGGCGATATAACCATCACATCGCTTGCCGTTTTTGATCGATGGGGCGAACTCATGTTTCGAACCGATACACCACCTTTCCAGTGGGATGGCACCTTTCGGGGCAGGCAATGCACACCGGGTGTTTATGCCTGGCGAATTCAGTATCAACTAAATCAGCGCAATAAAATACTACTCGATCAAAAGCAGGGGGCACTTAGCTTAATTCGATGA
- a CDS encoding DUF4468 domain-containing protein: MNQFLCLVFCLQVFEGYAQVRTYTLADMPFIIDSATGGVVYEGTVEVPGATADQLYLRAKSFFWLTFPNENQVIKADNPIDGFVSGNGKVYLRLNNSPQGTAQRQIYYEVPVEIKVKDGHYSYRIANIQIVNNGVTTSLDAEMKKALPQIRQQTLSETEYQRSMTSVRPFTQLIRNLNQRMKSRSKAFANL; encoded by the coding sequence ATGAACCAGTTCCTTTGTTTGGTATTCTGTCTGCAGGTCTTTGAAGGCTATGCCCAGGTACGAACGTACACGTTGGCAGATATGCCGTTTATAATTGATTCGGCAACGGGAGGAGTTGTTTATGAAGGTACTGTTGAGGTGCCTGGTGCTACTGCCGACCAGTTGTATCTGCGTGCAAAGTCGTTTTTCTGGCTGACCTTTCCGAATGAAAACCAGGTTATCAAGGCTGATAATCCAATCGACGGATTCGTTTCGGGAAATGGGAAAGTATATCTTCGTCTTAATAACTCTCCCCAGGGCACGGCTCAACGGCAAATTTACTACGAGGTGCCGGTTGAAATTAAGGTGAAAGATGGGCATTATAGCTATAGAATTGCCAACATTCAGATTGTCAATAATGGCGTAACGACAAGCCTTGATGCCGAAATGAAAAAGGCATTACCCCAAATTCGGCAGCAGACGCTCTCCGAAACGGAATACCAGCGGTCGATGACTAGTGTTCGTCCATTTACCCAATTGATTCGTAACCTGAATCAGAGGATGAAGAGTCGTTCTAAAGCATTCGCGAATTTGTAG
- a CDS encoding S8 family serine peptidase — MILRLTSLFCLLTVLVRAQPDVERPKYWVLFKDKDQTAAPALSSVAIARRQVQSLPLDDTDQPVSKAYIQQLQHEGVRPLNRSRWLNAVSARLSAEEREKILALPFVAGIEAIDPAIVITAIKSDNETPMVKPQMAPVMRQIQASDFAQAGLTGRFVSIGVIDAGFFGADSANALKHVFAREGVKRVRDYVNDDKTHGDLFRTLETMSDFHGTEVLAAIAGNDPVERIQYGLATDATFYLARTDQGNREYRGEEDNWVAAMEWMDSLGVRLINTSLGYAKGMSNPKENYEPSQMDGHTSLISRAAQIAADKKGILIVVSAGNEGDDRSWRIISTPADAQGVLAIGATNSRLWNRIGYSSIGPESLPYLKPNVSCFSLYGTSLSAPVITGFAACVMQANPKLTNKEVMAIIEQSSHLYPYGNNYIGYGVPQASRAIALLRNQPLNTTSRQIKAVGKMVSVPITTTESVVSVFHKKDATHVLQQEAAKVNNGKLVIRRSSGEKQTTVDLKTEVIEVVWE; from the coding sequence ATGATACTTCGCCTGACTTCCCTTTTTTGCCTGCTTACGGTGCTTGTGCGAGCACAGCCAGATGTAGAGCGCCCCAAATACTGGGTTCTTTTCAAGGATAAAGATCAGACGGCTGCTCCAGCCTTATCGTCGGTAGCCATTGCCCGTCGGCAAGTTCAGAGCCTGCCGCTCGATGATACGGATCAGCCCGTTTCGAAAGCCTACATCCAGCAATTGCAACACGAAGGAGTTCGGCCACTTAATCGGTCGCGGTGGCTCAATGCGGTGTCGGCTCGGTTGTCGGCTGAAGAGCGTGAAAAAATACTGGCGCTCCCTTTTGTAGCTGGTATTGAGGCAATCGATCCGGCTATTGTTATTACCGCAATTAAGTCGGACAACGAAACGCCTATGGTGAAGCCACAAATGGCACCGGTAATGAGGCAAATTCAGGCTTCCGATTTTGCACAGGCCGGGCTGACAGGACGATTTGTGTCGATTGGTGTGATTGATGCTGGTTTTTTTGGTGCCGACTCGGCTAACGCGCTAAAGCATGTGTTTGCCCGCGAGGGTGTAAAACGAGTGCGTGACTATGTAAACGACGATAAGACGCATGGCGATTTATTTCGTACGCTCGAAACAATGTCTGATTTTCATGGAACGGAAGTGCTGGCGGCCATTGCAGGCAACGACCCTGTTGAACGCATACAGTATGGATTAGCAACCGATGCAACTTTTTATCTGGCCCGAACCGATCAGGGAAACCGCGAATACCGGGGTGAAGAAGATAACTGGGTAGCTGCCATGGAATGGATGGATAGTTTGGGCGTTCGGCTCATCAATACTTCATTGGGCTATGCCAAAGGCATGAGTAATCCGAAAGAAAACTATGAACCAAGCCAGATGGATGGCCATACGAGCCTGATTAGCCGGGCCGCCCAGATTGCGGCCGATAAGAAAGGTATTTTGATTGTAGTTTCGGCCGGAAACGAAGGCGACGACCGCTCCTGGCGGATTATAAGCACGCCCGCCGATGCACAGGGCGTTTTGGCTATTGGTGCAACTAATTCCCGCCTTTGGAATCGTATTGGCTATAGCAGTATCGGCCCCGAAAGCCTGCCTTATCTGAAACCCAACGTGTCTTGCTTTTCTCTCTATGGCACATCGTTGTCGGCCCCCGTTATCACAGGTTTTGCGGCTTGTGTGATGCAGGCTAACCCGAAACTGACAAATAAGGAAGTAATGGCAATCATCGAACAATCGTCGCACCTGTATCCCTACGGAAATAACTATATCGGCTACGGCGTTCCGCAGGCTTCGCGGGCAATCGCTCTGCTTCGAAATCAACCGTTAAACACAACCAGCCGACAGATTAAAGCCGTCGGTAAAATGGTTTCAGTGCCTATAACAACAACTGAATCTGTTGTTTCGGTCTTTCATAAAAAAGATGCTACCCATGTTTTGCAACAGGAGGCTGCTAAAGTAAACAACGGTAAACTTGTTATTCGACGGTCGAGTGGCGAAAAACAGACAACTGTCGACCTGAAAACGGAAGTAATTGAGGTTGTTTGGGAATGA
- a CDS encoding PRTRC system ThiF family protein, with translation MTRMHFTASYFNEPQNPITVNLIGAGGTGSQVLTALGRMNHAMVALNHPGLQVTLWDNDTVSTANLGRQLFAQAEVGLAKSVALINRINRFFGTNWKAQHRMYSKADHYCAGVNGMANIIISCVDTVSARFEIADILNGLHMSDQQRDRPYYWLDFGNSQKTGQVILSTIGKVKQPDSRKYDPVDQLPLVTEEWGDALRQSEDSDDTPSCSLAEALAKQDLFINSTLANMGSALLWSLFRNGMTENRGFFLNLKDFRTVPVKV, from the coding sequence ATGACACGCATGCATTTTACCGCTTCCTATTTTAATGAGCCACAAAACCCGATAACGGTAAACCTGATCGGCGCTGGTGGCACCGGCTCCCAAGTGCTCACGGCGCTAGGTAGAATGAATCATGCCATGGTCGCGCTGAATCATCCAGGCCTGCAGGTAACGCTCTGGGATAACGATACGGTGAGCACGGCTAATTTAGGCCGACAGCTATTTGCTCAGGCTGAAGTAGGTTTGGCTAAGTCGGTTGCATTGATTAACCGAATCAACCGCTTTTTCGGTACTAACTGGAAAGCACAACATCGGATGTATAGTAAAGCGGATCATTACTGCGCTGGCGTAAACGGAATGGCCAATATTATCATTAGCTGCGTCGATACAGTATCAGCCCGGTTTGAGATTGCCGACATCCTGAATGGCCTTCACATGAGCGATCAACAGCGGGACCGGCCGTACTACTGGCTTGATTTCGGGAATAGCCAGAAAACGGGGCAGGTTATCCTCTCTACGATCGGTAAGGTCAAGCAGCCGGATTCTCGGAAATATGATCCAGTTGATCAACTGCCGCTGGTTACGGAGGAATGGGGGGACGCATTACGGCAAAGTGAAGACAGCGACGATACGCCCAGCTGCTCCCTCGCCGAGGCACTAGCGAAGCAGGATCTTTTTATTAATTCTACGCTGGCCAATATGGGAAGTGCTTTGCTCTGGAGTCTGTTTCGTAATGGCATGACCGAAAACAGAGGCTTCTTTCTCAACCTGAAGGACTTTAGAACGGTGCCTGTAAAAGTATAA
- a CDS encoding PRTRC system protein B has translation MQNITSDFQQYYQPKTALLIYQHTTKSGSIYVESFEIDQATGQPINAHPLSIEEAQKLGRRLNAAQEKHMGFLVPDGLMPENVLYVNPRGEGMVIWYTPPMKQKLFFSSHLGIKDGPAYVPALLWKATKNQLYIFALDKKKRPTLSTKLYHAPLFNTASNGLVCIGDVKIPSLDTASLGRFMQAWQDFFFNSKFSHLNGLLPVSVDPKQLWNEQVETGKPFPNKFLLASKITLKSILP, from the coding sequence ATGCAGAATATAACCAGCGACTTTCAACAATATTATCAACCGAAGACAGCACTGCTGATTTATCAGCACACGACTAAATCTGGCAGTATTTACGTCGAATCCTTCGAGATCGATCAGGCAACTGGCCAGCCAATTAACGCCCACCCACTGAGCATTGAAGAGGCCCAAAAGCTCGGACGTCGCCTGAATGCGGCACAAGAAAAGCACATGGGGTTTCTGGTACCCGATGGCCTCATGCCTGAAAACGTATTATACGTAAATCCACGTGGCGAAGGGATGGTGATCTGGTATACCCCGCCCATGAAGCAAAAGCTATTCTTTTCATCACACTTGGGCATCAAAGACGGACCGGCCTATGTACCAGCACTACTCTGGAAAGCGACGAAAAATCAGCTATACATTTTCGCGCTTGACAAAAAGAAACGCCCAACGCTCAGTACTAAGCTCTATCATGCTCCCCTGTTCAATACGGCTTCGAATGGGCTGGTTTGCATTGGTGACGTGAAAATACCCTCACTGGATACTGCTTCATTGGGCCGGTTTATGCAGGCCTGGCAGGATTTCTTTTTCAACTCGAAATTCTCGCACCTTAACGGCCTACTTCCCGTATCGGTCGATCCAAAGCAGCTATGGAATGAACAGGTTGAAACGGGTAAGCCCTTTCCGAATAAATTTTTGCTCGCCAGCAAAATCACCCTCAAATCAATTCTGCCATGA
- a CDS encoding PRTRC system protein C: protein MLVVTELERKFTYSVKGQNVTLPDPDPSLSPEAVMNFYSNTYPELISAKITGPEIKNDAMVYSFGTAVMGTKG from the coding sequence ATGTTAGTCGTAACCGAACTCGAACGCAAGTTTACCTACTCCGTCAAAGGCCAAAATGTAACGTTGCCAGACCCAGATCCTAGCCTGAGTCCTGAAGCTGTCATGAATTTCTACAGCAACACGTATCCTGAATTGATCTCGGCAAAAATTACCGGCCCCGAGATCAAGAACGATGCTATGGTGTATTCATTCGGCACGGCCGTAATGGGAACAAAAGGTTAA
- a CDS encoding PRTRC system protein E, translating into MKRDEFSRPYLQRTCPEGVVPEVWQAFAECADCRDSAERQQKWMNYLAIHAKYYDKQGNRLAPQSQPINSQIMNFFQQLDALDLQGDLKIVVTKNSDRLIVSVMLNNPKCGDKAANAIVPLILKGTAEELDKGFFDNIAAPMRETSSLMVNMEAHLKSVATAKEQAAMNKEKKPTETKEVAPPPPVDMKQLQFDQAMSKADELAKAKKYRDALNKLPAATDYPDKAEQIEAKRKEINGLALQGTMFDTSTVEKSTVEIA; encoded by the coding sequence ATGAAACGCGATGAGTTTTCCCGGCCCTATTTACAGCGAACCTGTCCTGAGGGAGTCGTGCCGGAAGTCTGGCAGGCATTTGCGGAGTGTGCGGACTGTCGAGATTCGGCAGAACGCCAGCAAAAATGGATGAACTACCTGGCCATCCACGCGAAATATTACGATAAACAGGGCAATCGATTAGCCCCGCAGTCACAACCAATCAATTCTCAAATCATGAATTTCTTTCAACAACTCGACGCCCTCGATTTGCAGGGTGATTTAAAAATCGTTGTTACTAAAAACAGCGATAGACTGATTGTCAGCGTTATGCTAAACAATCCTAAATGTGGCGATAAAGCCGCTAATGCAATTGTGCCTTTAATATTAAAAGGTACTGCAGAGGAATTAGACAAGGGATTTTTCGACAACATAGCGGCTCCCATGCGGGAAACATCGAGTCTGATGGTGAATATGGAAGCCCATTTGAAAAGTGTAGCAACTGCCAAAGAACAGGCCGCTATGAATAAGGAGAAAAAGCCAACTGAAACCAAAGAGGTTGCCCCTCCACCGCCAGTCGATATGAAACAGCTTCAGTTCGACCAGGCCATGAGTAAAGCTGACGAATTGGCAAAGGCGAAGAAATACCGCGATGCCCTCAACAAGCTGCCTGCCGCTACTGATTATCCAGACAAAGCCGAGCAGATTGAAGCAAAGCGAAAAGAAATCAATGGTCTTGCTTTACAGGGCACCATGTTCGATACATCAACCGTAGAAAAATCAACTGTAGAAATTGCTTAA
- a CDS encoding Rad52/Rad22 family DNA repair protein, whose translation MDLTVLTAPLTPQEIEWRVQSQTKDGQKIVAVPYITNRCVMQRFDDQFGWAGWQNEIKEIEGGFLCTITAILPGGEIVQKTDGASRTSVEPVKGGISDAMKRAAVQFGLGRSLYEFPRVLIQTTDKYIPDWAMPLLDKMVDKINSGGTVRDVVVLKPEHAKPANKP comes from the coding sequence ATGGACCTAACAGTATTAACAGCGCCACTCACTCCCCAGGAAATTGAGTGGCGCGTACAATCGCAGACCAAAGACGGTCAGAAGATTGTTGCAGTACCCTACATCACGAACAGGTGCGTCATGCAGCGTTTTGACGATCAGTTCGGCTGGGCTGGCTGGCAGAATGAGATAAAGGAAATCGAAGGCGGTTTTCTGTGTACGATTACGGCCATACTCCCTGGTGGCGAAATTGTGCAGAAGACCGACGGAGCCAGCCGCACCAGCGTCGAACCCGTGAAGGGCGGTATCAGCGACGCCATGAAACGTGCGGCCGTACAATTCGGCCTTGGCCGTTCGCTGTATGAATTCCCAAGGGTACTTATACAGACAACAGATAAGTATATACCGGATTGGGCCATGCCACTACTCGATAAGATGGTCGATAAAATCAACTCTGGCGGAACCGTCCGCGATGTAGTCGTTTTAAAACCCGAACACGCCAAACCTGCCAACAAGCCATGA
- a CDS encoding SH3 beta-barrel fold-containing protein encodes MKKSVMILAAQLPKLSQSLSAALKRAWVAIKLKAQMAEKATGFFYRKEDGTERYAIGFNKLMPAPKPDARPKPYNPLVITYFDVTVDAVRSCRVDRLIMDNE; translated from the coding sequence ATGAAAAAATCAGTAATGATCCTTGCCGCTCAGCTTCCGAAGCTGAGCCAAAGTTTATCCGCAGCGCTTAAGCGTGCGTGGGTTGCTATCAAATTGAAGGCGCAGATGGCTGAAAAAGCTACCGGCTTCTTCTACCGGAAAGAGGACGGCACCGAACGGTATGCAATTGGTTTCAATAAGCTCATGCCAGCGCCGAAGCCTGACGCCAGGCCAAAGCCCTACAATCCGCTCGTGATTACCTATTTCGACGTGACAGTCGATGCTGTACGTAGCTGCCGGGTTGATCGTCTCATCATGGATAATGAATAG